From a region of the Acinetobacter larvae genome:
- a CDS encoding toxin VasX has protein sequence MSNESTPCDFCKRDEGLRVFLNRYILSNKETKNIGIESSLYKTEKEKDLLNSYFGSTESSVKINDAGIKELKIINMLASEEGYKNVYGDKEVDNYCYKGTILRRGYLYVYMEHLQDKAWQEYEISNSGFLKRINEHNFFNINDHSMLQEDEKEPCSKIVHRANALTIFVPNPDEANNVYFKYSENKWSNERRAINKSKYLENMDCFSVSNFLNAKSEIGVFPLLEGLEHFNVDQHIEYKDGKTVNNFLKFNLSKKNVDIKSALSYLSGRPMDMIMDDIAKRNGSEINKEDQKELYEYNVNSKIKSLVDMISIKNIDADINGSNDEDNDYLNSILSYYDKDYLT, from the coding sequence ATGTCTAATGAATCAACTCCATGTGATTTTTGTAAACGTGATGAAGGGTTAAGAGTTTTTTTAAATAGATATATACTCAGCAATAAAGAAACAAAAAATATTGGAATTGAAAGCTCACTGTATAAAACAGAAAAAGAAAAAGATTTATTAAATTCTTATTTCGGAAGTACAGAAAGCTCAGTAAAAATAAATGATGCTGGTATAAAGGAATTGAAAATCATTAATATGCTTGCGAGTGAGGAAGGTTATAAAAATGTATATGGTGACAAAGAGGTTGATAACTATTGTTATAAAGGAACAATATTACGACGTGGATATTTATATGTATATATGGAGCACTTACAAGACAAAGCTTGGCAAGAATATGAAATATCTAATTCAGGTTTTTTAAAAAGAATTAATGAACATAATTTTTTTAATATAAATGATCATTCAATGTTACAAGAGGATGAAAAAGAACCATGTTCTAAAATTGTACATCGAGCAAACGCACTAACAATTTTTGTACCAAATCCAGATGAAGCTAATAATGTTTATTTTAAATATTCAGAAAATAAATGGAGTAATGAGAGGAGGGCAATAAATAAAAGCAAATATTTAGAAAACATGGATTGTTTTAGCGTTTCAAATTTTTTGAATGCTAAGTCTGAAATAGGTGTTTTCCCTTTATTGGAGGGGTTGGAACATTTTAATGTTGATCAGCATATTGAATATAAAGATGGAAAAACTGTTAATAACTTTCTGAAATTTAACCTATCTAAAAAGAATGTTGATATTAAATCTGCATTAAGCTATTTGTCTGGTCGACCAATGGATATGATAATGGATGATATAGCGAAAAGAAATGGATCGGAAATAAATAAAGAGGATCAAAAAGAGCTATACGAATATAACGTGAACTCTAAGATTAAATCACTTGTAGATATGATTTCTATAAAGAATATAGATGCTGATATAAATGGAAGTAATGATGAGGATAATGACTATCTTAATTCAATACTTAGTTATTATGATAAAGATTATTTAACCTGA
- a CDS encoding IS982 family transposase: MDHITELFCKVDDFCKIFNESLEKALIPEQNKPVQKSALSLSEIMTIVILFHQSGFRFFKYFYCHMVIPFWKSAFPKLLSYNRFIEIMPRCLQALSSFFHQVKGTDTGISIIDSTKLVVCHNLRIKRNRVFKGLANRGKSSTGWFYGFKLHVVINNLGEIINIKVTSGNIHDIAVLESLTKELKGILLGDKGYLSKAKTEALAARGLKILTPSRKNMKNKPLRTEEEKQLLGRRGLIETVNDQLKNLHQLDHSRHRSVNNFMVNIMAAVVAYCLNPNKPTFKNMLKG, translated from the coding sequence ATGGATCATATTACCGAATTATTCTGTAAAGTGGATGATTTTTGCAAAATATTTAACGAATCTCTAGAGAAAGCTCTTATTCCTGAGCAAAATAAGCCAGTTCAAAAGTCAGCTTTAAGTTTATCTGAGATCATGACAATTGTTATCTTATTTCACCAATCAGGTTTTAGATTCTTTAAATATTTTTACTGCCACATGGTCATCCCTTTTTGGAAATCAGCATTTCCTAAGCTGCTGAGCTATAATCGTTTTATTGAAATCATGCCACGTTGTTTACAAGCTTTGAGTAGCTTTTTTCATCAGGTTAAAGGAACTGATACAGGAATTAGTATTATTGATTCAACCAAACTTGTAGTTTGTCATAATCTTAGAATTAAAAGAAACCGCGTATTTAAAGGCTTAGCGAATCGTGGAAAAAGTAGTACTGGGTGGTTCTATGGTTTTAAATTACATGTGGTTATCAATAACTTAGGTGAAATTATTAATATTAAAGTAACATCAGGGAATATCCATGATATTGCTGTACTAGAGTCTTTAACCAAAGAATTAAAAGGCATTTTATTAGGAGATAAAGGCTATTTAAGCAAAGCTAAGACAGAGGCTTTAGCAGCAAGAGGATTAAAAATATTGACTCCATCACGTAAGAATATGAAAAACAAGCCACTCCGAACTGAAGAAGAAAAACAATTGCTTGGCAGAAGAGGATTAATAGAAACGGTGAATGATCAGTTAAAAAACTTACATCAACTTGACCATTCGCGTCATCGTTCTGTGAATAATTTCATGGTAAATATTATGGCTGCTGTAGTGGCTTATTGTTTAAATCCGAATAAGCCAACTTTCAAAAATATGCTGAAAGGTTGA
- a CDS encoding DUF6708 domain-containing protein: MKRIPGIYCYHIFKKDVKFSIGEKEKLLTGSSSEYDVFHNHSILKINNDFLEVIDQKYAWNGKGVGAFLIILILSMQFLFFIFIIFLNASYELLPICGFVFILLIVNLMWFGWYIKSKEYTKDICSPILFNRNTQYVYFYINKNEYLAMPWKDVVWVMSFTDGAGGAPIYEIQAHIVEDGLVKQTFLVGFPVINKAKNYGLWNFICHYMQHGPEQLYPKYNIVDKKSKELIYCHRLVGAKESYKETWQAMRVIYRDNLLFRIVAFPLDCFSFVGRRIILNLKSVPVWPEQVRRENDYDRERSEQIDYRNNQI; the protein is encoded by the coding sequence GTGAAAAGAATACCTGGTATTTACTGTTACCATATATTTAAAAAAGATGTTAAGTTTAGCATTGGTGAAAAAGAGAAGCTATTAACTGGAAGTTCATCTGAATATGATGTTTTTCATAATCATTCAATTTTAAAGATAAATAATGATTTTTTAGAAGTAATTGATCAAAAATATGCTTGGAATGGCAAGGGTGTTGGAGCCTTTTTAATTATATTAATACTGTCAATGCAATTTTTATTTTTTATTTTTATTATTTTTTTAAATGCATCTTATGAATTATTGCCAATATGTGGATTTGTTTTTATTTTATTGATTGTAAATTTAATGTGGTTTGGATGGTATATAAAATCTAAAGAATACACTAAAGATATTTGCTCACCAATTTTATTTAATAGAAATACTCAATACGTATATTTTTATATCAATAAAAATGAATATCTTGCTATGCCTTGGAAAGATGTTGTTTGGGTAATGTCCTTTACCGATGGTGCAGGTGGAGCACCAATTTATGAAATTCAGGCACATATTGTAGAAGATGGTTTGGTCAAACAAACCTTCTTGGTTGGGTTCCCCGTGATAAATAAAGCCAAAAACTATGGTTTATGGAATTTTATTTGTCATTATATGCAGCACGGTCCTGAACAGCTTTATCCTAAATATAATATTGTTGATAAAAAAAGCAAAGAGTTGATTTACTGTCATCGCTTAGTTGGAGCAAAGGAATCTTATAAAGAGACTTGGCAAGCCATGCGGGTGATTTATCGGGACAATTTACTATTCCGTATCGTCGCTTTCCCTTTAGATTGTTTTAGCTTTGTTGGTCGTCGAATTATACTCAACCTAAAATCAGTTCCTGTTTGGCCTGAGCAAGTGCGTCGTGAAAATGACTATGATCGTGAACGATCTGAACAAATAGACTATCGAAATAATCAGATTTAA
- a CDS encoding IS3 family transposase (programmed frameshift), translating into MARRPRRNHSDDFKAKVALAAIKGEKTLAELSADFDIHQNQIIDWKNQLIAASAQAFANPKKDTEPQVDLKKLHAKIGEQALEIGFFRKCVEETGPLQPQKLIDDSQQLSVTRQAKLLKVSRGSYYYRPKPTSDSDLKLMRRIDELHLMYPFAGSRMMRDLLRGEGHHIGRRHTRTLMKKMGIRVLYRKPNLSKPNKAHRKYPYLLRGLEITHSNQVWATDITYIPMAKGFVYLCAILDWHSRKVLAHRVSISMESDFCIEALNEAIQKYGAPEIFNTDQGSQFTSDAFISVLTTHEIKISMDGKGRWIDNVMVERLWRSVKYEEVYLKAYSNVADARCQLKLYIDFYNHKRPHSSLDKLTPNEFYYNQLPKQKQVA; encoded by the exons ATGGCGCGTAGACCAAGAAGAAATCATTCAGATGACTTTAAAGCAAAGGTAGCACTTGCTGCAATCAAAGGTGAAAAAACACTTGCTGAGCTAAGTGCTGACTTTGATATTCATCAGAACCAAATTATAGACTGGAAGAATCAACTCATCGCTGCGTCAGCACAAGCCTTTGCAAACCCTAAAAAGGACACAGAGCCGCAAGTCGATTTAAAAAAGCTACATGCTAAAATTGGTGAACAAGCTTTGGAAATTG GATTTTTTAGAAAGTGTGTTGAAGAAACTGGGCCGCTTCAACCACAAAAGTTAATAGACGATTCACAGCAGCTTTCAGTGACTAGGCAAGCCAAGTTACTGAAGGTCTCTCGTGGTAGCTATTACTACCGCCCTAAACCAACAAGCGATTCAGATTTAAAGCTGATGCGTCGTATTGATGAGTTACATCTCATGTACCCCTTTGCAGGGAGCCGAATGATGCGTGATCTATTGCGAGGAGAAGGTCATCATATTGGCCGACGTCATACTCGGACACTGATGAAAAAAATGGGGATACGTGTGCTGTATCGCAAGCCTAATTTGAGTAAGCCAAATAAGGCTCATCGAAAGTACCCTTATTTACTTAGGGGGCTTGAAATTACGCATAGCAATCAGGTCTGGGCAACCGACATCACCTATATCCCAATGGCGAAAGGATTTGTGTACTTATGCGCGATTTTAGACTGGCACAGTCGTAAAGTGTTGGCACATCGAGTATCGATTAGCATGGAGTCAGATTTTTGTATTGAGGCTTTAAATGAAGCTATTCAAAAATATGGTGCCCCAGAAATATTTAATACGGATCAAGGGAGTCAATTCACCAGTGATGCATTTATCAGTGTTCTTACAACACATGAGATTAAAATCAGTATGGATGGCAAAGGTCGTTGGATAGATAATGTCATGGTTGAACGCTTATGGCGAAGTGTTAAATATGAGGAGGTTTATCTCAAAGCGTACAGCAATGTTGCTGATGCAAGATGCCAATTAAAGCTGTACATTGATTTTTATAATCACAAACGACCTCATTCGAGTCTAGACAAATTAACACCGAATGAGTTTTACTATAACCAGTTACCTAAACAAAAACAGGTAGCTTAA